One genomic segment of Arthrobacter sp. Marseille-P9274 includes these proteins:
- the purN gene encoding phosphoribosylglycinamide formyltransferase, producing the protein MRIVVLVSGSGTNLQAVIDAVKGGELDAEILAVGSDVPGCLGLERAEKAGIATFTAAPGDFASRAEWNRALQSRITDYAPDLVLLAGFMRILDAEFVAAFEGRMVNTHPALLPSFPGAHGVRDALAHGVKITGVTVHLVDSGVDTGPILAQAAVPVLQNDTQETLHERIKTEERRLLVETLASLSASIG; encoded by the coding sequence ATGCGCATAGTGGTACTCGTCTCCGGTTCCGGCACCAATCTCCAAGCCGTCATCGATGCAGTCAAGGGCGGCGAGCTCGACGCCGAGATCCTCGCCGTCGGATCGGACGTGCCGGGCTGCCTCGGACTCGAGCGGGCGGAGAAGGCCGGCATCGCGACCTTCACCGCTGCCCCAGGCGACTTTGCCAGCCGCGCAGAATGGAACCGAGCCCTGCAGTCCCGCATCACGGACTACGCCCCCGACCTGGTCCTCCTCGCAGGCTTCATGCGGATCCTCGACGCCGAGTTCGTGGCCGCCTTCGAAGGACGCATGGTCAACACCCACCCGGCCCTGCTCCCTTCCTTCCCTGGGGCCCACGGCGTCCGCGATGCCCTCGCCCACGGAGTCAAAATCACCGGCGTTACCGTTCATCTCGTCGACTCCGGAGTCGACACCGGGCCCATCCTGGCCCAGGCCGCAGTGCCCGTCCTCCAGAACGACACCCAAGAGACCCTGCACGAGCGCATCAAGACCGAAGAGCGCAGACTCCTCGTCGAGACCCTCGCCAGTCTCAGCGCCAGCATCGGCTGA
- a CDS encoding DUF6350 family protein, producing the protein MKLTWRPGGQSGLPMPLWLQGAFELFQSALLSAIVVLLPLVGVWFADGFEDRSFDSLARLGGQAWLLIHGVPLQLEVMMGASSADTQHGTLSLIPLGLSLLPFFLCWRAGRRLARASYTDQLWQAFLGALGIYAFVGGATAYLVQTDEVRISLVAGALIPLLPAGAGLIIGAYREAKSWGRLIGVDAAAWVAKTSQHSRWAGSYVWAAIRAGLLATTAAVCLSAALLATDIALHWAEVLEIYQELSPGIIGGVVLTVAQLGLLPNFVGWTLAWSSGAGFAVGTGSSVTPMATTVGPMPAFPLLGALPTGELTYGLVALALPVLAGVLAGWWFLREGENHLDEWLSIKMRSRWFTASASTVVLGLLIGLVAGAAAAGLLWLTRGSLGVGRLVDLGPNPLWAGLWIAGEVALGVVIGHALGPWLEREPRRAKASAQKK; encoded by the coding sequence ATGAAACTGACATGGCGACCGGGCGGCCAGAGCGGACTGCCCATGCCCCTTTGGCTCCAGGGGGCCTTCGAACTCTTCCAAAGCGCGCTGCTCTCCGCGATCGTGGTGCTGCTGCCGCTGGTGGGCGTCTGGTTCGCCGACGGGTTTGAGGACCGCAGCTTCGATTCCCTGGCGCGCTTGGGCGGCCAGGCCTGGCTGCTGATCCACGGGGTGCCGCTGCAGCTTGAGGTCATGATGGGCGCCAGCTCGGCTGACACGCAGCACGGCACGCTCTCGCTCATCCCGCTGGGGCTCTCCCTGCTGCCGTTCTTCCTGTGCTGGCGCGCGGGGAGGCGGCTGGCCCGCGCGTCCTATACGGACCAGCTCTGGCAGGCGTTCCTTGGCGCGCTCGGCATCTACGCGTTCGTCGGCGGCGCCACCGCCTACCTGGTGCAGACCGACGAGGTGCGGATCTCGCTGGTCGCCGGCGCCCTGATTCCGCTCCTTCCCGCGGGCGCCGGCCTGATCATCGGCGCCTATCGCGAGGCCAAATCCTGGGGCCGGCTGATCGGCGTGGATGCGGCGGCATGGGTGGCCAAGACCAGCCAGCATTCGCGCTGGGCCGGGTCCTACGTCTGGGCCGCCATCCGCGCCGGGCTGCTTGCGACAACCGCCGCCGTCTGCCTCTCCGCGGCGCTGCTGGCCACGGACATCGCCCTGCACTGGGCGGAGGTTCTCGAGATCTACCAGGAGCTGAGCCCCGGCATCATTGGCGGTGTCGTCCTCACGGTGGCCCAACTGGGCCTCCTGCCGAACTTCGTGGGCTGGACCCTCGCCTGGTCCAGCGGTGCAGGTTTCGCCGTCGGGACGGGCAGCTCCGTCACCCCGATGGCCACCACCGTCGGCCCGATGCCGGCGTTCCCGCTGCTCGGCGCGCTGCCCACCGGCGAGCTCACCTACGGCCTGGTGGCGCTGGCCCTGCCCGTGCTGGCCGGGGTGCTGGCCGGCTGGTGGTTCCTGCGCGAGGGGGAGAACCACCTCGACGAGTGGCTGTCCATCAAGATGCGCTCCCGCTGGTTCACCGCGTCGGCGTCCACCGTGGTGCTCGGGCTGCTCATCGGCCTCGTGGCCGGCGCTGCAGCCGCAGGCCTGCTCTGGCTCACTCGCGGCTCGCTCGGCGTCGGCCGCCTGGTGGACCTCGGCCCGAACCCGCTGTGGGCCGGACTATGGATCGCCGGAGAAGTCGCGCTCGGCGTCGTTATTGGCCATGCCCTGGGACCGTGGCTGGAGCGCGAACCGCGCCGTGCGAAAGCCTCCGCGCAGAAGAAGTAA
- a CDS encoding zinc-dependent alcohol dehydrogenase codes for MKALTWQGKRQLSVEEVPDPTIQEPTDAIIRITSTAICGSDLHLYELMGPYLHRGDILGHEPMGIVEEVGSAVTNIKRGDKVVVPFNIACGDCFMCNLGLQSQCETTQVRETGSGAALFGYTELYGSVPGGQAEYLRVPFANYGPIKVGDTGIPDEHYLFLSDILPTAWQAVDYADVPDGGTLAVFGLGPVGQLASRIGRHLGYRVIAVERIPERRAMAERHGIATLDWSKSCADDLREVTSGRGPDAVIDAVGMESHGSPVAAAAQAAVGVLPHPVAKLAMSHAGVDRLAALHAAIDAVRRGGTVSLSGVYGGEADPMPMLKMFDKQIQLRMGQCNVRRWISDLLPLVEDDADPLALSDLVTHRVPLDRAPEMYEIFQKKEDGCIKVVLQP; via the coding sequence ATGAAAGCACTGACCTGGCAAGGTAAGCGGCAGTTGAGCGTCGAGGAGGTTCCCGACCCCACGATCCAGGAGCCGACGGACGCGATCATCCGGATCACCTCGACGGCGATCTGCGGCTCGGACCTGCATCTGTATGAGCTCATGGGCCCCTACCTGCACCGCGGCGACATCCTCGGGCACGAGCCGATGGGAATCGTGGAGGAGGTCGGCAGCGCCGTCACGAACATCAAGCGCGGCGACAAGGTGGTGGTCCCGTTCAACATTGCCTGCGGCGACTGCTTCATGTGCAACCTCGGCCTGCAGTCGCAGTGCGAAACCACGCAGGTCCGCGAGACCGGATCGGGCGCCGCGCTGTTCGGCTACACCGAGCTCTACGGGTCGGTACCCGGCGGGCAGGCGGAATATCTGCGCGTGCCCTTTGCCAACTACGGTCCGATCAAGGTCGGCGACACCGGGATTCCGGACGAACACTATCTGTTCCTGTCCGACATCCTGCCCACTGCGTGGCAGGCGGTCGACTATGCGGACGTGCCCGACGGCGGCACGCTGGCGGTGTTCGGACTGGGACCGGTCGGGCAGCTGGCGAGCCGGATCGGCCGGCACCTCGGCTACCGGGTGATCGCAGTCGAGCGGATTCCGGAGCGCCGGGCGATGGCGGAACGGCACGGGATCGCCACGCTGGACTGGAGCAAGAGCTGCGCCGATGACCTGCGCGAGGTGACCTCGGGCCGCGGTCCGGACGCGGTGATCGACGCCGTCGGAATGGAGTCGCACGGCTCACCCGTGGCCGCGGCGGCGCAGGCCGCCGTGGGGGTCCTGCCGCACCCGGTGGCGAAGCTAGCGATGAGCCACGCCGGCGTGGACCGGCTGGCCGCGCTGCATGCGGCCATCGACGCCGTGCGCCGCGGCGGCACGGTGTCCCTGTCCGGCGTCTACGGCGGCGAAGCGGATCCGATGCCGATGCTGAAGATGTTCGACAAGCAGATCCAGCTGCGCATGGGACAGTGCAACGTGCGGCGCTGGATCAGCGACCTGCTTCCTCTCGTGGAGGACGACGCCGATCCGCTGGCTTTGTCCGATCTGGTCACCCATCGTGTGCCCCTGGACCGCGCGCCGGAGATGTACGAGATCTTCCAGAAGAAGGAAGACGGCTGCATCAAGGTGGTGCTCCAGCCTTAG
- a CDS encoding sulfite exporter TauE/SafE family protein: MTIGLLGVILVAIFMGSVAQRIAGVGFALLLSPVLVMLLGAHTGIMMINICSVVSCGLIVPRVWSHIDWSMFRWLSVPALAGTVGGSMLAVKLPAAPLVIAVGAVVIAALALSVLLNRASVTVNGNPPKALAGLGSGLTNALAGVGGPTVSAYAVLARWPQREFAATLQPYFLLLCLATVGVRTWLDPNDVPQLRWWMWAALAGMIVAGIWAGEKLMRHIKDHHARTGVIVIAFVGAAAAMVKGVLDLNA; the protein is encoded by the coding sequence GTGACTATTGGACTGCTCGGCGTGATTCTGGTGGCGATCTTCATGGGCTCGGTGGCCCAGCGGATCGCCGGTGTGGGCTTTGCTCTGCTGCTCTCCCCGGTCCTGGTCATGCTGCTGGGAGCCCACACCGGCATCATGATGATCAACATCTGCAGCGTCGTCTCCTGCGGGCTGATTGTTCCCCGCGTGTGGTCCCACATCGACTGGAGCATGTTCCGCTGGCTGAGCGTTCCGGCTTTGGCCGGCACAGTGGGCGGATCGATGCTGGCGGTCAAACTTCCTGCCGCCCCGCTGGTCATCGCCGTCGGGGCGGTAGTGATCGCCGCGCTGGCGCTGTCCGTCCTCCTGAACCGGGCCTCCGTGACAGTCAACGGCAACCCGCCCAAGGCGCTCGCCGGATTGGGCTCCGGACTGACCAACGCGCTGGCCGGGGTGGGCGGCCCCACGGTGAGCGCTTACGCTGTCCTGGCCCGCTGGCCGCAGCGCGAATTCGCCGCCACGCTGCAGCCCTACTTCCTGCTGCTCTGCCTGGCAACCGTCGGTGTGCGGACCTGGCTTGATCCGAACGATGTCCCGCAGTTGCGGTGGTGGATGTGGGCCGCGCTCGCCGGCATGATCGTCGCCGGGATCTGGGCGGGGGAGAAGCTTATGCGGCACATCAAGGACCACCATGCCCGGACCGGCGTCATCGTGATCGCCTTTGTCGGCGCCGCCGCGGCGATGGTCAAGGGCGTGCTGGACCTGAACGCGTAG
- a CDS encoding glycosyltransferase family 1 protein, with amino-acid sequence MRIAIVAESFLPHMNGVTHSLLQVIAHLRRRGDDALIIAPASSWLDDEAPAEVQGYPVHRLPSIPLHGYPNVRVAAGTVTRIRRILADFAPDVVHVASPFVLGWRAVQAAHQLGLPAVSIYQTEVPAYAARYGAPWLEQLLWQHVENIHELSTVTLAPSSFAMNQLHSHSVPRVHLWRRGVDSARFNPEKYDAGWRASVAPNGERIIGFVGRLAAEKQVEDLAVLSDIPGTRLVIVGSGPLKDTLRQKLPGAYFAGFQGGEDLARMVSSFDLFVHPGESETFCQTIQEAQAAGVAVVAVGRGGPLDLVNPSRTGWLYTPGRLDELRGYVMDLVGDDIKRRAFGRAARDAVRGRTWPVLCEQLVGYYTKAIEVKRRTLNLEAKAFLA; translated from the coding sequence GTGAGGATAGCCATTGTTGCTGAATCGTTCCTGCCGCATATGAACGGCGTCACCCACTCGCTCCTCCAAGTGATTGCGCATCTGCGCCGCCGCGGAGACGACGCCCTGATCATCGCGCCGGCCTCGTCGTGGCTCGATGACGAGGCGCCCGCCGAGGTCCAGGGCTACCCGGTGCACCGCCTGCCGTCCATCCCGCTGCACGGCTATCCGAACGTCCGCGTGGCCGCCGGGACCGTCACCCGGATCCGGCGGATCCTGGCCGATTTCGCGCCGGACGTGGTGCACGTGGCCTCGCCGTTCGTGCTCGGCTGGCGTGCGGTCCAGGCGGCGCACCAGCTCGGCCTGCCCGCGGTCTCCATCTACCAGACCGAAGTGCCCGCCTACGCGGCCCGCTACGGGGCTCCCTGGCTCGAGCAGCTGCTGTGGCAGCACGTGGAGAACATCCACGAGCTTTCCACCGTCACGCTGGCCCCGTCGAGCTTCGCGATGAACCAGCTGCATTCACACTCGGTGCCGCGGGTGCATCTGTGGCGGCGGGGCGTGGACAGCGCGCGCTTCAATCCGGAGAAGTACGACGCCGGGTGGCGGGCTTCCGTGGCGCCGAACGGTGAGCGGATCATCGGGTTTGTGGGCCGCCTCGCCGCCGAGAAGCAGGTCGAGGATCTGGCCGTGCTGTCCGACATTCCGGGCACGCGGCTGGTCATTGTTGGTTCGGGTCCGTTGAAGGACACTCTCCGGCAGAAGCTCCCCGGGGCCTACTTCGCCGGCTTCCAGGGCGGCGAGGACCTGGCGCGGATGGTGTCCAGCTTCGACCTGTTCGTCCATCCGGGTGAGTCCGAAACGTTCTGCCAGACGATCCAGGAGGCGCAGGCCGCCGGCGTTGCCGTGGTGGCCGTGGGCCGGGGCGGGCCGCTGGATCTGGTGAATCCCTCGCGCACGGGCTGGCTGTACACGCCGGGCCGGCTGGATGAGCTGCGCGGCTACGTCATGGATCTGGTGGGCGACGACATCAAGCGCCGCGCCTTCGGCCGGGCCGCCCGGGACGCCGTCCGCGGCCGGACCTGGCCGGTGCTCTGCGAGCAGCTGGTGGGCTACTACACGAAGGCCATCGAGGTGAAGCGGCGCACGCTCAACCTCGAAGCCAAGGCCTTCTTGGCCTGA
- a CDS encoding HpcH/HpaI aldolase/citrate lyase family protein, which produces MPFRVEAAPSFKDLIRSTDRTVAGMFVCSGDAGVAEICAGSGLDYLLIDGEHGPMGLESILAQLRAVAGYPCLSVVRVPFNDAVLIKQYLDLGAQTLIVPMVNNAEQAEAAVAAMHYPPRGIRGVGSALARSARWNRIPDYLNRAGDTLTLIVQIEAAEAVQNGAAIAGVDGVDGVFIGPSDLAASMGVLGQQEHPDVVEAVLQSIREVKAAGKFVGVNAFVEASARRYIDAGADFVNVGADVALLARGTEALAAKFIQAPQDAPAGTPASY; this is translated from the coding sequence ATGCCGTTTCGAGTAGAAGCCGCGCCGTCCTTCAAGGACCTCATCCGCTCCACCGACCGCACCGTCGCCGGCATGTTCGTCTGCTCCGGCGACGCGGGCGTCGCGGAGATCTGCGCCGGGTCCGGGCTGGACTACCTGCTGATCGACGGCGAGCACGGACCCATGGGCCTGGAGTCGATCCTGGCCCAGCTGCGCGCCGTCGCAGGCTACCCATGCCTTTCGGTGGTCCGCGTGCCGTTCAATGACGCGGTGCTGATCAAGCAGTACCTGGACCTCGGTGCCCAGACCCTGATCGTGCCCATGGTCAACAACGCCGAGCAGGCCGAAGCCGCCGTCGCCGCCATGCACTATCCGCCCCGCGGCATCCGCGGCGTCGGCTCGGCGCTGGCCCGTTCCGCGCGCTGGAACCGGATCCCGGACTACCTGAACCGGGCCGGGGACACCCTGACGCTCATCGTGCAGATCGAAGCGGCGGAGGCCGTGCAGAACGGCGCGGCCATCGCCGGCGTGGACGGCGTCGACGGCGTCTTCATCGGTCCTTCTGACCTGGCCGCCTCGATGGGCGTCCTCGGGCAGCAGGAGCACCCGGACGTGGTCGAGGCCGTGCTGCAGAGCATCCGCGAGGTCAAGGCCGCGGGCAAATTCGTGGGGGTCAACGCCTTCGTCGAAGCCTCCGCCCGGCGCTACATCGACGCCGGCGCGGACTTCGTCAACGTCGGCGCGGACGTCGCCCTGCTGGCCCGCGGCACGGAGGCCCTCGCCGCCAAGTTCATCCAGGCACCCCAGGACGCCCCCGCCGGCACCCCCGCCAGCTACTGA